DNA from Thermosinus carboxydivorans Nor1:
TTGTTTACGCTTTATTGCGGGTGGTTTATGCCATCCGTTTTTTGTTTGGCAGTATCGTAGGAGGTGAGTGGCAATTAGCAAAGATACCACCATGAGGATTAACGAAGAAATCCGGGCGCGTGAAGTCCGGGTTATTAGCAGCACCGGAGAACAATTGGGAATCATGCCGCTAAGGGATGCGCTACGACTGGCAGGTGAGCAGCAGCTTGACTTGGTGGAAGTGGCGCCCCAGGCTAAACCGCCGGTTTGCCGTATTATGGACTTTGGCAAGTTCAAGTATGAGCAGCAAAAGCGGGACAAAGAAGCCAAGAAGAAACAGAAAATCATAACCGTAAAAGAAGTAAAAATTCGGCCTAACATTGAGGAACATGACTTCAATGTTAAAATAAAACATGCGCAGCGTTTCCTGGAAGACGGTGATAAGGTAAAAGTTACGATCATGTTCCGGGGACGCGAACTATCTCATCCTGAACTGGGCAAGCAAGTTCTGACGAAGATGGCTAATGAACTGAAAAACATTGCTGCCGTGGAACGCGAGCCTAAGCTGGAAGGGAAAAATATGATTATGATTCTTGCACCCAAGACACATAATTAAAGGGAGGACCAATCATGCCGAAAATTAAAACTCGCAAAAGTGCTGCAAAACGTTTTAAAGTTACTGGCTCTGGTGAATTTAAACGCGCGAAAGCTTTCAAGAGCCATATTCTTGAGAAAAAATCTCCGGCGCGTAAACGTAATCTACGCAAGGCCGCCCTGGTAA
Protein-coding regions in this window:
- the rpmI gene encoding 50S ribosomal protein L35, yielding MPKIKTRKSAAKRFKVTGSGEFKRAKAFKSHILEKKSPARKRNLRKAALVSKADYERVARMLPYA
- the infC gene encoding translation initiation factor IF-3, which codes for MRINEEIRAREVRVISSTGEQLGIMPLRDALRLAGEQQLDLVEVAPQAKPPVCRIMDFGKFKYEQQKRDKEAKKKQKIITVKEVKIRPNIEEHDFNVKIKHAQRFLEDGDKVKVTIMFRGRELSHPELGKQVLTKMANELKNIAAVEREPKLEGKNMIMILAPKTHN